TATCGGCGCAGAATTGTCACCAGAGCAACCAAACCGGGCAGGACTTATCCTGACATCCTTTGTTTTCGGCATGGGTGTCGGCACGTTTTTTGCAGGCCCATTGTCGGATGCTTTTGGCCGCAAGCCGGTCATCTATGGCGGGGCCGCGGTCTATATTTTGTCAGCAGCTGTCGCCTGGGCCAGTTCTTCGGTTGAAATCATGCTGGCTGCGCGGATCTTGCAAGGTTTCGGCGCGGCTGGTCCGCGCATTGTCTCGGTTGCAATTGTGCGAGACCTTTTTGCGGGTCGCGATATGGCCAAGATCGTTTCCATTGTGATGATGATCTTTACCCTGGTGCCGGCCGTCGCACCGCTGATCGGTTCCTTCATCATCGCAGGTTTCGGCTGGCGCGGCATCTTCATCGCCTTCATCCTGTTTTCCCTGCTTTCTATGACATGGATGGGCGCACGGATGCCGGAAACGCTGGCGGTTGAAAACCGGCGGCCATTGCAAATGTCGCTGCTGACCTCGGCTCTTAAGGAATTGTTTTCTCACCCTTCTGTGCGGGTCTCGATCCTTGTTCAATCGCTGGCCATGGCGATGCTGTTCACCATGCTGATGTTGGTTCAGCCGATTTACTTCGACGTTTACGACCGCGCAGAGAGCTTTCCCTATTGGTTTGGGGCCGTCGCCCTGTTCGCCGGCACTGCCAGCCTGCTGAACGCCGTGATGGTGGGACGCTTTGGCATGCGCAGGCTGGTCACTGTCACCCTCGCCATCCAGATCGTCCTGTCGAGTATCATGCTTGGCTTTGACCTTGGCTCTCTGCCGGGCGTTTTTGGCTTTGCTGCTTTTGTCGTCTTTCAGACCTGTCTGTTCTTTCAGGCCGGATTGACCCTTGGCAATCTGAACGCCATTGCAATGGAACCTGTTGGCCATATCGCTGGCATTGCTGCCTCGGCGATTGCAGCCATCTCGACAGTACTGGCCGCGGTTCTGGCTTCCCCTGTCGGGTTGTTGTTCAACGGTACGGTCCAGCCCCTTGTTGCCGCCATCCTCGTCATGGCAATGGCGGGCTATGCCCTGATGCTACGCCTTGGCCGGATCGAAGCACGCGCAACCAACGACAGCTGAAAACCTCAGGCTTTACCGGACGTCTTGCCCTTTGCCTTCTTCTCCGCGGCGATCACATGTTCCGCCAGATCACGGGCAATGGCAAACGCCCCCTTGATCTTATCCGCATCTGATTTCCAGTCGCGTTTCACCACGATCTTGTTGTCGCGGACCTTGGCCAGCCCGCGCTGATCCTGAATGAACGATACCAGGCCTTCAGGAGAGGCAAATTTGTCATTGTGGAACTGGATCGTGGCCCCCTTGGGCCCGCCGTCCAGCTTGGCAATACCGGCGCGTTTGCACATCGCCTTGATCCGCACCACCAACATCAGCGTGTTCACCTCTTTGGGCAGCTTGCCAAAACGGTCAATAAGCTCCGCCGCGAACCCTTCCAATTCTACCTTGGTGCTGAGGCCCGACAGGCGGCGATAAAGCCCCAGCCGCACATCCAGGTCAGGCACATAGGTTTCCGGGATCAGTACCGGCACGCCCAGATTGATCTGCGGTGCCCATTGGTCATCCGCCTCCGACAGGCCCTCCATCTGACCAGTCTTGATTTTAGAAATCGCTTCTTCCAGCATGGATTGATACATTTCAAAGCCGACATCGCGCATCTGGCCGGATTGCTCTTCCCCCAGCAGATTACCCGCGCCGCGAATGTCCATGTCCTGTGACGCCAGCGTGAAACCGGCCCCCAGCGTG
This DNA window, taken from Sulfitobacter pacificus, encodes the following:
- a CDS encoding MFS transporter, with protein sequence MMFATIAFSVDAMLPALPDIGAELSPEQPNRAGLILTSFVFGMGVGTFFAGPLSDAFGRKPVIYGGAAVYILSAAVAWASSSVEIMLAARILQGFGAAGPRIVSVAIVRDLFAGRDMAKIVSIVMMIFTLVPAVAPLIGSFIIAGFGWRGIFIAFILFSLLSMTWMGARMPETLAVENRRPLQMSLLTSALKELFSHPSVRVSILVQSLAMAMLFTMLMLVQPIYFDVYDRAESFPYWFGAVALFAGTASLLNAVMVGRFGMRRLVTVTLAIQIVLSSIMLGFDLGSLPGVFGFAAFVVFQTCLFFQAGLTLGNLNAIAMEPVGHIAGIAASAIAAISTVLAAVLASPVGLLFNGTVQPLVAAILVMAMAGYALMLRLGRIEARATNDS